In the genome of Flavobacteriaceae bacterium YJPT1-3, the window GTTACCGCTTTCGCGAAAGCGGGAGCAGAGAACTCGTCAAAGCTAAAGCCATAAGTCGTCTGGGTGTAATCTTCCAGAGCACGCATGACGCGTGGCTTAAGTTGACAAATCTTTTGATAATCAGCCATGATCTCCTGCAACTCACCCGGGGGTCCTAAAAGGACTAATTGTTTAATCTCCGGTGCAGGCCTTAGGTACTGACGATAGAGTGTGGTCATGGCCCCTACCGAATGGCCAATAATGATTTCGGGTTGGAGGTCGTCAACCATCTGTTCCAGACAATGGGTGTAACGCACCGCGTTGAGTAATTTTCCGTCTGATTTTCCCTGAGCAGGCGCGTCAAAAGCGTAGATGTCATAGTCTTCCTGCTGCAAATGTTCGATCAGGGCTTTCCAGCGGTAGGTATTGCTTTCCCAGCCGTGAACAAGCAATACTTTAGGTCCAGAACCGGGCCAGTGATAACTTTGAATTTGCAGATTTTTGACAGCGTGTCTTTTGTACTTAGCCGCATTTAAAAAGGGTTCTTGATGCGGTAAGGCCCGTCCTTTTTGCGGGGTTGAAAATAAGAGAAAGGCCTGTTCGCCGGCTTTACGCGGAGCGACTAAGGAGAGGCTGTTGAAGTAGCTTCCAATGAGTTTAGGCAGGATTTTTTGAATAGGTTTGCGCATAGCCGTAGCCGTTGATACTACTTCGCAAAGGTAGGCTACTGATTATAATTTAAGGAAATGATGCGGAAGGGGGTGCTAATCTTCTTCTCGGTGCACCTGCTCCAGCTGAAAGGCGGGGGTACAGATGGCGATATATTCACAGGGTTCAGTAAATGGATTGGAATAACGCACCCGCGTATTCTTCTCAATTTTGATGGATTCTCCGGGCATGAGCACAATTTTCTCCCCCTTTACTTCCACCTGTTTTCTACCGGATACGACCAGGGTATATTCTTCAAATTCCGGCGTTTGAAACGGTTCGCTCCATCCTGCAGGAGCTTTCATATGCGCAATGCTGATTTTTTGATTCCCATCAGTGGCTAAACCCCAATGTTCTCCAATGTACTTTCCATCAGTCGTAGGAACCACAAAAGGTGATCGTTGAATTTGATAGCCTGCCATTACCAACCGATCATTAGATACTTTATGGGCGCACCATCTGGAATGGAGGTCGCCTCGATCGTAGTGCTGGTGCCAAATTGCAGTTCAGAGGGTAATTCCTGCTTATCAATAGTGAAATACACCGGATGGTCTTTAACTAGAATTACCACCGCATCGAGCAGATTTTCAATACGACTGATGGTATAGGCTTGCTGAATGTCTTTAAATGTGCTTTCGAGTGAGATGCCTTCTTCGGTTTGATAGCGCGGATCGTAGATCTGTATCAGTCCGATCTTGCTTTCAGGATCATTGGCATCGTTAGGGCTTAGCGCCATTAAACGTTTTCCCTGCTTGTCGAACACCTGTATTTCATCTCCTGCACTGATGTAGTCTTGAGGAGTGTCATTTTTGACGATGCTGTCTTTGGCAAACAAGCTTTCTATTTCATTGACCGGGGTGTCTTTGCTAAGCGGACCCACCTGTGAATCGGTGATCAGAAAATTATTTTCCTGGCTACAGGAAAATAAGAGTGTACTTAGGCTGAGAATTAAAAGCGCTTTTTTAAGCATGGTTATCGCAATTTGAGAAGGGCAAAAATAAGCGTATGCAATGAATTATTTTATCATTTTACCAAGGATTCCTAACACACCTCGAATCACCGTAGCACTGGTAAGCACCTTTATAATTGCTTTAGACGTTGCACTCTGCTCACTTCCGGAACTCGTTTTGCTTGTTTTTTGACGTTCTGCTTGCGATTTTTCTTTGGCAGCCTCCGATTCGGCTTTTTCGATTTTCTCGTTGAGCATTTCGTAGGCGCTCTCCCGATCGATGGATTCATTGTACTGATCAATGAGCTGCGATTGCTTCAGCACCTCTTTGATTTCCTGAGGCTCCAATATGTCCATACGGGACATAGGGG includes:
- a CDS encoding alpha/beta fold hydrolase produces the protein MRKPIQKILPKLIGSYFNSLSLVAPRKAGEQAFLLFSTPQKGRALPHQEPFLNAAKYKRHAVKNLQIQSYHWPGSGPKVLLVHGWESNTYRWKALIEHLQQEDYDIYAFDAPAQGKSDGKLLNAVRYTHCLEQMVDDLQPEIIIGHSVGAMTTLYRQYLRPAPEIKQLVLLGPPGELQEIMADYQKICQLKPRVMRALEDYTQTTYGFSFDEFSAPAFAKAVTQQGLLIHDKHDPVTPISASRNIHAVWPESELIETEGLGHSLHDPRVYQMITSFLQKAKAS
- a CDS encoding cupin domain-containing protein encodes the protein MAGYQIQRSPFVVPTTDGKYIGEHWGLATDGNQKISIAHMKAPAGWSEPFQTPEFEEYTLVVSGRKQVEVKGEKIVLMPGESIKIEKNTRVRYSNPFTEPCEYIAICTPAFQLEQVHREED